A region of bacterium DNA encodes the following proteins:
- a CDS encoding SelB C-terminal domain-containing protein gives KAGVLTPNTRELSQVMGLHSNAVKELISMGLESGRLIRVMEGLFYHVETLEEIKLLVKEFITKNGSITVSQFRDISGSSRRYSVLLMEYLDSIQFTMRDEDARILA, from the coding sequence AAAAGCCGGCGTCTTAACCCCAAATACTAGAGAATTATCTCAAGTCATGGGATTACATTCAAACGCAGTCAAAGAGCTTATTTCTATGGGTTTAGAGTCAGGCCGACTAATACGAGTGATGGAAGGCCTTTTCTATCATGTGGAGACTTTGGAAGAGATTAAACTGCTAGTTAAAGAGTTCATAACTAAAAACGGTTCTATCACTGTCAGCCAGTTCCGTGATATTTCAGGTTCAAGCCGAAGGTATTCCGTCCTACTAATGGAGTACTTAGATTCAATTCAATTCACAATGCGAGATGAGGACGCCAGAATACTTGCATAG
- a CDS encoding PEP-CTERM sorting domain-containing protein — protein MKKLSLIVVTLLILILAVSAFAQFNASVLCSGTKSGGSGSRDYQYDITATGGLIQQFHVGTCDPNVLDYTNILMPQGWTFGIFSITEDHNLIKTAHGSLSVPAGACQWSVVFTAPDAAGLANVSLGFDNLFAPHDVGWFTNSNDDFELWTMPVGTGEGPVHGPVPEPASFFALGAGLFGLIRTIRRR, from the coding sequence ATGAAGAAACTTAGCCTCATCGTAGTCACGCTGCTTATATTGATTTTAGCAGTTTCTGCGTTTGCTCAATTTAATGCATCTGTTCTTTGCAGCGGCACTAAAAGCGGTGGCTCAGGATCTCGCGATTATCAATATGACATCACTGCTACTGGTGGACTGATTCAACAATTCCATGTTGGAACCTGTGATCCAAACGTGCTTGATTACACCAATATCCTTATGCCGCAAGGATGGACCTTTGGTATATTTTCAATCACAGAGGATCACAACCTGATAAAAACAGCGCATGGCTCTTTATCAGTGCCAGCGGGAGCTTGCCAATGGAGTGTGGTGTTCACAGCGCCTGATGCTGCTGGATTAGCTAACGTCTCTTTAGGGTTTGATAACCTATTCGCCCCACATGACGTAGGTTGGTTCACCAACAGTAATGATGATTTCGAGCTATGGACTATGCCTGTCGGAACGGGGGAGGGACCTGTTCACGGACCTGTTCCCGAACCGGCATCGTTCTTTGCTCTTGGCGCAGGGCTGTTTGGGTTAATTCGTACAATAAGACGACGCTAA
- a CDS encoding Gfo/Idh/MocA family oxidoreductase translates to MQTLGVGMIGFGFIGKAHAYGYQNMPLFFDPIPVRTNLVGVATSRPETAAKAVEVGGFVFGTSDWRELIARDDIQIINICSPNSQHKEQLLAAIKAGKHIYCDKPLVVGEKEAACIEKALRSYKGIGQMTLQYRFFPATLRAKQLIEEGFVGEVISFRAEYLHSGSVDPNRPMGWKQLKSEGGGVLQDLASHVIDLMDHLIGSFESVMADLRILYPERLNKEGKMVKVEADDQVVMLAKLGNGAVGTIEASKIATGAEDELRFEIHGDKGAIRFNLMDTNYLEVYDLSESETPLGGQRGWRKIATVQRFDKPAVFPSPKCSIGWLRGHMQCLNNFLQGVADNKPVEPSLQRGIHLQRMLAATERSSVNMSWEKMPVR, encoded by the coding sequence ATGCAGACATTAGGCGTTGGAATGATAGGTTTTGGATTTATCGGCAAAGCGCATGCTTATGGTTATCAAAACATGCCGCTTTTCTTTGACCCCATCCCCGTGCGAACTAATCTGGTGGGAGTGGCCACTTCTCGCCCGGAAACGGCTGCCAAAGCGGTAGAAGTGGGTGGTTTCGTGTTCGGAACATCCGATTGGCGAGAGCTGATTGCGCGTGATGATATCCAGATAATTAATATCTGCTCCCCAAACAGTCAACACAAAGAGCAATTATTGGCCGCCATCAAGGCAGGGAAGCATATTTATTGTGACAAGCCGCTAGTAGTGGGCGAAAAGGAAGCTGCCTGTATCGAAAAGGCATTGCGAAGCTATAAAGGCATCGGGCAGATGACGCTTCAATATCGCTTTTTTCCTGCCACTCTTCGGGCAAAGCAACTTATTGAAGAAGGGTTTGTTGGGGAAGTGATAAGTTTTCGCGCCGAATATCTTCATTCCGGCAGTGTCGATCCTAATAGGCCGATGGGATGGAAACAGCTTAAGTCAGAAGGCGGAGGCGTCCTGCAAGACCTGGCCTCACATGTGATTGACTTAATGGATCATTTAATCGGTTCCTTCGAGAGTGTTATGGCAGATTTGCGCATTCTCTACCCTGAGCGCCTGAACAAAGAAGGGAAGATGGTTAAAGTCGAAGCTGATGACCAGGTAGTGATGTTGGCAAAGTTGGGGAATGGAGCAGTCGGAACGATTGAAGCCTCGAAAATCGCCACCGGCGCTGAGGATGAACTAAGATTTGAGATTCACGGCGATAAAGGCGCTATTCGCTTCAACCTAATGGATACTAATTACTTAGAAGTCTATGATCTGAGTGAGTCTGAAACCCCGCTAGGAGGTCAGCGAGGCTGGCGAAAGATAGCCACGGTCCAACGTTTCGATAAACCAGCCGTCTTTCCATCCCCCAAATGCAGCATAGGCTGGCTCCGCGGTCACATGCAGTGCCTCAACAACTTCCTTCAAGGTGTTGCTGACAACAAGCCCGTCGAGCCATCCTTACAACGAGGCATCCACCTTCAAAGAATGCTGGCCGCCACCGAGCGTTCGTCAGTTAATATGAGTTGGGAAAAGATGCCGGTGAGGTGA